CCCCGGCAAAACCGGCATACACGTGGGCCGACGCGGCTGGAAAGAGGGCCAGGCTCAGGGCGGCCACCCCCAGGCCCGCCCACGCGGCGACGCGCGCCTTTCCGGGGTCGGAGCGGCTCGCCGTGCGGCCCCGCAGGGCAGTCACGGGGTCGGTGCGCAGGAGCTCCCGCAGGGGATAGGCGCCCCCCAGGAGGCACGCCCCGCACCCCAGCGCAACCCCTCCCAAGCCTGCGGCCCAGGACCACCCCGGGGGGGTCGGGCGCAAGAAGAAGTAGATGTTGGAGATGGCGTCACCCACCGGGGCGGTGAGCACCCGGCTCAAGGCGTAGCCCAGGGCGGCGCCCAGCGCCCCTCCCACGGCCCCCAGGAGGAGGATCTCGCAGAGGAAGGCCCGGGCGACCTCCGAACGCTGGGCCCCGAGGCTGCGCAGGATGCCCGCGTCGCGCCGCCGGCTCACCACGGCGAACATGGCCGTGTTGTACACGAGGAACACGCCGACGAAGAGGCCGATGAGGGAGAGGGCCTCCAGGTTGAGGCGAAAGGCCTGGAGCATCTGCTCCAGGCCGGCGCGGTTCTGGCGTACGGACGCCACCCGGAACCCCGGCTCCCAGCGAGTCCGGAACGCCTCGGGATCGGAGAGGATCAGGTCGACCCGGTCGAGCCGGCCCCGCAGCCCGAAGAGCTCCTGGGCATGGCCGATGTCGAGAAAGGCCAGGGGCTCCCCCGCGGGGTTGGGAAAGGTGCCGAGCACCCGCAGGGGACCCCGGTCCGTGTCGAGCTCCGCCCCCGGGCCGACCCCGAGGCGGGCGGCGAGGCTCGCCTCCAGCAGGGCGGCCCGGGGGTCGGTGAGGAAGTCCAGGGCGGCGGCCTCCCCCGGAACCGGCGCCACGCCCGACCGGAACCGACGGTCGAGGAAGGGATCGACCCCCAGCACCCGCATCTTCTCGCCCCCGGAGAGCACCACCCGGCGGTCGAGGACCGGGGAAAAGGCCTCCACCGCGGGGTCGGCGATGAGGCGGGGCAGCATGTCTTCGTCCAGGGGCCCCGCGGGGCGGGCGAGCGTGTGGGTGGCCCTGCCCTGGAGAAAGTCCACGGCCCTCCCGAAGCTCCCCAGCGCCGCCCGGGCCGAGAGCGCCATGCCCACGGCCGCGGCCACCCCCACGGCGATCCCCAGGAGCTGGAGGGCCGCCAGCGCCCGGCGCCGCGCCAGGTACCGGAGGAAGGCCCTTGTGACGGTGGTAACGCTGGTCACCCCCCGGCCTCCGTCTCGAAGCCGTTCCACCGCCCCTCCTCCACCACGACCCCGTCCACCATGCGCAGCACCCGGTCGGCCACCCGGGAGGTCCGGGGGCTGTGGGTGGCCATGACCAGGGTGGCCCCCCTCTCCCGACAGCGGCCGGCCAGGAGGTCGAGCACCTCGTCACCGGTGCGGGTGTCGAGGTTGCCGGTGGGCTCGTCGGCCAGGATGAGGGCCGGGCCCTTCACCACGGCCCTTGCGATGGCCACCCGCTGCTGCTCGCCCCCGGACAGCTCGTGGGGGTAGCGCTCCTCCTTGCCGGCCAGGCCCACCGAGGCCAGGGCCTCCCCCGCCGCCGCCGGATCGGGGCGCCCCGCCAGCTCCAGGGCAAGGAGCACGTTCTCCCGGGCCGTGAGGGTGGGCAGGAGGTTGAAGAACTGGAAGACGAACCCGATCCGGGAGCGGCGCAGGCCGGTGCGCTCCCGCTCCCCCAGGGCCGAGAGGTCTCGCCCCTCCACCTCCACCCGGCCCCGGGTCGGGCGGTCGAGCCCCGCCAGGAGGTGGAGGAGGGTGGACTTGCCCGAGCCGCTGCGGCCGTACAGGGCCACCACCTCGCCGGCCGCCACCTCGAAGCTCGTCCCGCGAAGCGCCGCGCATTCCGGGGTATCGCACCCGTCGTAGCTCTTCCAGAGCTCCGTCACCCGAAGGACAGGCATGGGATCGTCTCCCAAAGGGCGCGCGCGGCGTCCTCTTTCATCGGGGTCCGGTCAGCACGAGCTCCACCCGGCGGTTCCTCTGGCGCTGCGCCGCGGTGTCGTTGGGCCCCAGGGGATGGTAGAGGGCCAGGCCCACCGCCTCGAGGCGCGCGGGCTCGATCCCCCGGCCGTACTGGAGGTAGCGCACCACGCTCGCCGCCCGGGCGGCCGAGAGCTCCCAGTTGGAGAACCACTTGTCCTTGATCCGGGGCCCTATGGGGATCTCGTCGGTGTGCCCCTCCACCCGAATCCGCTCCGCTCCCCCCGCGAGGCCTCCTGCCACCTTGTCGAGCACCGCCCTGCCCGCGGGCACGATGTCGGCGCTCCCCGAGGCGAAGAGAAGCCGGTCCACCACCCGCACCGAGAGCCGGCCCCGAAGGTTTTCGATCTCCACCGTCTTGGCGTCGAGCTCGGCCTGGAGCCGCACCCGAAGCGATTCCTCTTGCTCCTTGAGGGCCGCCGCCTCCGTCCGGGCCGCCTCCGCCTCACGCCGGCAGGCCGCGAGCTCCTGGCGGAGGCCCTGGGCCTCTCCCTCCCCCTTCTTCCGCTCGGCCTGACAGGCGCCCAGCTCTCCCTCGGCTCGGGAGGCCTGCGCACGCGCCGCCTCCAGGTCGGCGGCGACCCGATTCGCGTCCGAGCGGGCGGCGTCGCGCTCGCCCTGGCACGCCGCCAGGTCTTTGCGGCACACCTCCAGGACCGCATCCTTCTCGGCCACGACCTGCTTCGAGACGCCGCAGCCGGCCAGGGCCAGGGCCGCAAGGGCGAGGACGAGAGCGCGGGCCATGGGCGGCCTCCTTTTGCGCAGAGGGTGTTGGAGAACGGCCCCGAGGAGTATAGGGTACGGCGCCCGTGCCGCAAGCAGGCACATGGGCTGCCTGGCTCCCGGCCCGTTCCCCGGGTAGAGTGGACGGTAGATTTCACACTGCTTCCGGGAGGCCGCCGTGGAAACCGCCTTCTCCGCCGAGGTCCGGGACGCCGGCCCCGACACTTGCGCCCTCGCCCTGGAGGGCCGCCTCGACGCCCGATCCGAGGCAGCCCTCGTCGACGCCCACAACCGCACCCGCCGCCCGCCCCGGGAGCGGCCCGCGTCCCGGGTGCTCCTGGACGGCCGGGGGCTCTCGGCCCTGGACGGGGCGGGCCTGGGGCTCCTGGTGAAGCTCTGGGGCTGGACCCGGGCGGAGGGCCAGGGGATTGGCCTCTTCGGCCTCGGGGAGCGGTTCGGGGCGCTTCTGCGGGAGCTCGGCCTGGCAGACGCCCTTCCCCTCTTCCCCACCGAGGAAGCCGCCCTGGCCGGTGCCCCCCGGGGCCCGGCGGCGCCGGCGCCGGGAGGGCCGGAGCCCTGCCCCCCCGGCCAGTGGGCCGTGGCCCTGGGGCGGGCCCGGCTGGCCTCTCGAGACCCGGGGGTCTCGGCCCTCAACGTGGACGGGCGCCGGGTGCAGGGCCCCCTCCAGGGGTTCGGACAGCTCTGGCACAAGACCTACCGCGCCCGGCTCGGGGCGGCGTCCCCGGGGCAGGCCGCCCGCATCCTCCGGGAGCACCTCGGGGACCTGTGGCCCGAGGGCAACCGCCTCTTCCTGCCATCCCCCGGGGTCGTGCC
This window of the Thermodesulfobacteriota bacterium genome carries:
- a CDS encoding FtsX-like permease family protein, which produces MERLRDGGRGVTSVTTVTRAFLRYLARRRALAALQLLGIAVGVAAAVGMALSARAALGSFGRAVDFLQGRATHTLARPAGPLDEDMLPRLIADPAVEAFSPVLDRRVVLSGGEKMRVLGVDPFLDRRFRSGVAPVPGEAAALDFLTDPRAALLEASLAARLGVGPGAELDTDRGPLRVLGTFPNPAGEPLAFLDIGHAQELFGLRGRLDRVDLILSDPEAFRTRWEPGFRVASVRQNRAGLEQMLQAFRLNLEALSLIGLFVGVFLVYNTAMFAVVSRRRDAGILRSLGAQRSEVARAFLCEILLLGAVGGALGAALGYALSRVLTAPVGDAISNIYFFLRPTPPGWSWAAGLGGVALGCGACLLGGAYPLRELLRTDPVTALRGRTASRSDPGKARVAAWAGLGVAALSLALFPAASAHVYAGFAGAFGLLVAASLASGEVLLALGPALERACSLLGGLPGKLAAGSIRRNLGRTAVAVAAFAVALSLSVGLGLMIGSFRQTLTWWMESQLTGQVYVASASEVEVPRAAYEEIRTVPGVAGVDPYRNVQVLYGGRPVYLSTVDPAVLQAFARFEWVEGGPGSWDAVKEGAVLVSESFLRRFGVGRGDRVTLEGVEGPAELPVAGVFYDYTTEHGLVMMGWATYRRVFADETIDSLGVFLDPRAPDPESVLAEVRRRAAAFDLPVVTRDELHGNILQVFDTTFAVTRSMRVLAVVVAFFGIAGALLTLYLERQREFGIYRALGFSTPQVAGMTLLEGLAMGAASFVWSVGLGTVLAVVLIRVINLQSFHWTIFFHFAWTPYATALATALLASAGAAAYPVWKVLRTFPQVQLREE
- a CDS encoding ABC transporter ATP-binding protein produces the protein MPVLRVTELWKSYDGCDTPECAALRGTSFEVAAGEVVALYGRSGSGKSTLLHLLAGLDRPTRGRVEVEGRDLSALGERERTGLRRSRIGFVFQFFNLLPTLTARENVLLALELAGRPDPAAAGEALASVGLAGKEERYPHELSGGEQQRVAIARAVVKGPALILADEPTGNLDTRTGDEVLDLLAGRCRERGATLVMATHSPRTSRVADRVLRMVDGVVVEEGRWNGFETEAGG
- a CDS encoding OmpA family protein, which translates into the protein MARALVLALAALALAGCGVSKQVVAEKDAVLEVCRKDLAACQGERDAARSDANRVAADLEAARAQASRAEGELGACQAERKKGEGEAQGLRQELAACRREAEAARTEAAALKEQEESLRVRLQAELDAKTVEIENLRGRLSVRVVDRLLFASGSADIVPAGRAVLDKVAGGLAGGAERIRVEGHTDEIPIGPRIKDKWFSNWELSAARAASVVRYLQYGRGIEPARLEAVGLALYHPLGPNDTAAQRQRNRRVELVLTGPR
- a CDS encoding STAS domain-containing protein, which produces METAFSAEVRDAGPDTCALALEGRLDARSEAALVDAHNRTRRPPRERPASRVLLDGRGLSALDGAGLGLLVKLWGWTRAEGQGIGLFGLGERFGALLRELGLADALPLFPTEEAALAGAPRGPAAPAPGGPEPCPPGQWAVALGRARLASRDPGVSALNVDGRRVQGPLQGFGQLWHKTYRARLGAASPGQAARILREHLGDLWPEGNRLFLPSPGVVPGAVGAIHLRMPGGAPLSTGVRVLHADPSSFTLATLQGHLQAGWITFGAHEEAGGTVALVQSVGRTGDPLYEVGFRLFGHAEQERFWGATLEALGARLGVAVQVEAAKALLDPAVNWSAATNLWRNAGVRTGLSAAAALAGRLLGGRRP